One stretch of Deinococcus aquaedulcis DNA includes these proteins:
- a CDS encoding HD domain-containing protein translates to MTSPLAPLLAHDPRLPGVWRWVQAHMHADAAHDEGHLARVARWTMRCAPAEPAVLAVAAALTHDVVNLPKNHPERAQASERSAQAVRGHLPGLGFTAFETEEVALAVRDHSFSRGAVPQTALGAALQDADRLDALGALGVLRVAGVGGQLGRALLHPEDPWAQAREPDDLTYTVDHFFTKLLRLDGTFRTLPGQAEARRRTLTMRAFLAELASELEVAPPA, encoded by the coding sequence TTGACCTCGCCCCTGGCCCCACTGCTGGCCCACGATCCCCGGCTGCCCGGTGTGTGGCGCTGGGTGCAGGCCCACATGCACGCCGACGCCGCCCACGACGAGGGGCACCTGGCGCGGGTGGCGCGCTGGACCATGCGCTGCGCCCCCGCTGAACCGGCGGTGCTGGCGGTGGCAGCGGCCCTCACGCACGATGTGGTGAACCTGCCCAAGAACCACCCGGAGCGCGCCCAGGCCAGCGAACGTAGCGCCCAGGCGGTGCGCGGGCACCTGCCGGGGCTGGGCTTTACCGCCTTTGAGACCGAAGAGGTGGCCCTGGCCGTGCGCGACCACAGCTTTTCGCGCGGCGCCGTGCCCCAGACGGCCCTGGGCGCCGCGCTGCAGGACGCCGACCGTCTGGACGCTCTGGGCGCACTGGGCGTGCTGCGGGTGGCGGGCGTGGGGGGCCAACTGGGCCGCGCCCTGCTGCACCCCGAAGACCCCTGGGCTCAGGCCCGCGAGCCCGACGACCTGACCTACACCGTGGACCACTTCTTTACCAAGTTGCTGCGGCTGGACGGCACCTTCCGCACCCTGCCCGGGCAGGCCGAGGCCCGGCGCCGCACCCTGACCATGCGCGCGTTCCTGGCCGAACTGGCAAGTGAACTGGAAGTGGCGCCGCCGGCGTGA
- a CDS encoding DinB family protein translates to MTDPARQFPLGPIPEPDRTLTGLQATRTRLAQATAEWHTLLAGRPAADLARTYRPGGWTVHQLAHHVADAHLHGLNRLHYGLTTPDYVIQPFDQDAWLTLPDAALPVADALALLDAVNGRWLALLAGVDPAHLTRRVLHPAEGEQDLWRLTAKHDWHLRHHLAHARLALESA, encoded by the coding sequence ATGACGGACCCCGCGCGACAGTTTCCGCTTGGCCCCATCCCCGAACCCGACCGGACCCTGACGGGGCTGCAGGCCACGCGCACGCGGCTGGCCCAGGCCACAGCCGAGTGGCACACCCTGCTGGCGGGGCGCCCGGCCGCCGACCTGGCCCGCACCTACCGCCCGGGCGGCTGGACCGTGCACCAGCTGGCCCACCACGTGGCCGACGCCCACCTGCACGGCCTGAACCGTCTTCACTATGGCCTGACCACCCCGGACTACGTGATTCAGCCGTTTGACCAGGACGCGTGGCTGACCCTGCCCGACGCGGCGCTGCCGGTGGCCGACGCCCTGGCGCTGCTGGACGCAGTCAACGGGCGCTGGCTGGCGCTGCTGGCCGGTGTGGACCCCGCCCACCTGACCCGCCGGGTCCTGCACCCCGCCGAGGGCGAACAGGACCTGTGGCGCCTGACTGCCAAACACGACTGGCACCTGCGCCATCACCTTGCGCACGCACGACTGGCGCTGGAGAGCGCTTGA